From one Dermacentor silvarum isolate Dsil-2018 chromosome 3, BIME_Dsil_1.4, whole genome shotgun sequence genomic stretch:
- the LOC125943969 gene encoding digestive cysteine proteinase 1-like isoform X2, with the protein MTLIWLLLLAAASAATFAMSQDCSQGAWEEYKEKFHKSYSSEDEDSFRFDIFCKNVKMIEEHNAKYNRGEVSYSMGLNQFSDMTMEEIRQIM; encoded by the exons ATGACGCTAatctggctgctgctgcttgccgcaGCTTCTGCAGCAACATTTGCAATGTCGCAAGATTGCAGCCAAGGTGCTTGGGAAGAATACAAAGAAAAGTTCC ACAAAAGCTATTCTTCCGAAGATGAGGACAGCTTTAGGTTCGACATTTTTTGCAAGAATGTAAAGATGATCGAAGAGCATAACGCAAAGTATAACAGGGGCGAGGTCTCATACAGCATGGGACTGAACCAATTTTCAGACATG
- the LOC125943969 gene encoding digestive cysteine proteinase 1-like isoform X1 translates to MTLIWLLLLAAASAATFAMSQDCSQGAWEEYKEKFHKSYSSEDEDSFRFDIFCKNVKMIEEHNAKYNRGEVSYSMGLNQFSDMTQEEYEHSS, encoded by the exons ATGACGCTAatctggctgctgctgcttgccgcaGCTTCTGCAGCAACATTTGCAATGTCGCAAGATTGCAGCCAAGGTGCTTGGGAAGAATACAAAGAAAAGTTCC ACAAAAGCTATTCTTCCGAAGATGAGGACAGCTTTAGGTTCGACATTTTTTGCAAGAATGTAAAGATGATCGAAGAGCATAACGCAAAGTATAACAGGGGCGAGGTCTCATACAGCATGGGACTGAACCAATTTTCAGACATG